One window of Ziziphus jujuba cultivar Dongzao chromosome 5, ASM3175591v1 genomic DNA carries:
- the LOC107421393 gene encoding sucrose transport protein SUC4 — protein sequence MAIPETERHHRGRSARPPAARARVPLRRLLRVASVACGIQFGWALQLSLLTPYVQELGIPHAWASVIWLCGPLSGLLVQPLVGHTSDRCTSRFGRRRPFIVAGAVSIAVSVLIIGHSADIGWLLGDRGTVRPRAVAAFVFGFWILDVANNMTQGPCRALLADLTGKDHRRTRVANAYFSLFMAVGNVLGFATGAYSGWFKIFPFTLTSACNVNCANLKSAFILDIVFIVITMYISVSAAQEVPLGSSDSRAPFSEEGPGQSNDAQEAFLWELFGTFRYFSRPIWIVLSVTALTWIGWFPFFLFDTDWMGREIYGGKPNEGQNYSSGVRMGSFGLMFNSIVLGITSLLMEKLCSKWGAGFIWGLSNILMALCFLGMLVTAYVAKSIGHVGHNSPPFGIVVAALVLFTILGAPLAITYSVPYALISTRIEALGLGQGLSMGVLNLAIVIPQVVVSLGSGPWDQLFGGGNSPAFAVAAVASLASGIVAILAIPRTGARKARAVT from the exons ATGGCGATCCCCGAAACCGAGCGCCACCACCGCGGCCGGTCGGCTCGACCGCCGGCGGCAAGAGCAAGGGTTCCGTTGAGGCGGTTACTACGAGTGGCGTCGGTGGCGTGTGGAATTCAGTTCGGCTGGGCTCTTCAGCTCTCTCTGCTCACTCCCTACGTGCAGGAGCTCGGGATTCCACACGCTTGGGCCAGTGTGATATGGCTTTGTGGTCCTCTCTCCGGTCTACTTGTGCAGCCGCTGGTCGGACATACGAGTGATCGCTGTACCAGCCGGTTCGGTCGCCGGAGGCCGTTCATCGTCGCCGGAGCGGTTTCTATCGCCGTCTCTGTGCTGATCATCGGCCACTCGGCGGACATCGGGTGGCTGCTCGGCGACCGGGGTACTGTTCGACCGAGGGCCGTGGCGGCGTTTGTGTTCGGTTTTTGGATTCTGGACGTGGCTAATAATATGACTCAGGGTCCTTGTAGAGCTCTACTGGCCGATCTCACCG GAAAGGATCATAGAAGAACTCGTGTAGCAAATGCTTATTTCTCTCTGTTTATGGCTGTTGGTAATGTTCTTGGCTTTGCTACCGGAGCCTACAGTGGCTGGTTCAAGATTTTTCCATTTACACTTACCTCCGCATGCAATGTTAATTGTGCAAATCTCAAGTCGGCTTTCATTCTTGACATAGTCTTCATTGTAATCACCATGTATATAAGTGTATCCGCAGCTCAGGAAGTGCCTCTAGGTTCTAGTGATAGCCGTGCACCCTTTAGTGAAGAGGGGCCAGGGCAGTCAAACGATGCTCAAGAAGCTTTTCTCTGGGAACTATTTGGTACATTTAGATACTTCTCAAGGCCGATATGGATAGTACTATCTGTTACTGCTTTAACCTGGATTGGGTGGTTTccattttttctctttgataCTGATTGGATGGGTCGAGAGATTTATGGTGGCAAGCCAAATGAAGGGCAGAACTATAGTTCTGGCGTTAGAATGGGTTCGTTTGGTCTCATGTTTAATTCAATTGTCCTTGGAATAACTTCATTGCTCATGGAGAAGCTTTGCAGTAAATGGGGGGCTGGTTTCATATGGGGTCTCTCAAACATTCTCATGGCACTTTGCTTTCTTGGGATGCTTGTTACTGCATATGTAGCCAAAAGTATTGGCCATGTAGGGCATAATTCACCACCATTTGGCATTGTAGTAGCTGCACTAGTGCTTTTTACTATTCTTGGGGCTCCATTGGCA ATCACGTATAGTGTTCCATATGCCTTGATTTCTACGCGTATTGAGGCTTTGGGACTCGGCCAAG GGCTATCAATGGGTGTCCTGAATCTGGCTATTGTAATTCCGCAG GTGGTGGTGTCTCTGGGAAGCGGACCATGGGATCAGCTGTTTGGGGGTGGAAATTCTCCTGCCTTCGCTGTAGCAGCTGTTGCATCCCTTGCCAGTGGAATTGTGGCCATCTTGGCTATTCCTCGAACAGGTGCTCGAAAGGCCAGGGCTGTCACATGA